The DNA segment TTATTGTGAAGAAAACTTGCCGCAGCAAatgcacctgaatgcactcatgactcttTCTATGCGCACCACAATGACGACCTGTTTCTCTGAATCGCCTTAcagtgaaagcctaacactgtaagatcgtattttataacttaactagtcatgttggcaatagggCAAGCTTTCAAATCATGCCCACCTTACCCAGATTGCTATTTAAAATGGACCgcttttggattgcgtaaacaacagtaattgtgtgaagttggggatgcagggttgtgttccaaacgaaacaactacaagtgtgcttgctctagttcctcaacgacacagctaggagagctaaaaaaaaaaaaaaaaaagacttatagttgaagactcttcttttaGTCATAAAAGTGTATTGAAAATGCTTAGGAACTACGCAAACTTTGGAGATGTGTGTGGTCatttggagacaccagttagtcctctcactcaaacacttgttttttttttttaaatcttatgttgcacctacccacGTTTTCCAGGAATTAGTCTTGTCATTTCACTGAATGCATCCAGAGTATTTTAAgattcaatttagccctatcgcTATAGtccaattcccacgagtgtaaagggttaatgtTGCTATGTTTTAGGCTGACAAGCAGCCAAAGACGTTGCACATTagacgactgtgtgtgtgtgtgtgtgtgtgcgcgcgcgcaggTCTGGGGATTCAACGGCGCGGATCTGGAACCTGAGTGAGAACAGCACAGGCAGCTCCACCCAGCTGGTGCTGAGACACTGCATACGGGAGGGGGGTCAGGACGTACCCAGCAACAAAGACGTCACCTCACTGGACTGGAatgtgggttagagagagagagtgtgtgtgtgtgtgtgtgtttgaggggtgGGGGCAGACAgactgtgtgtgtacacactctGGTGTGCGTGTATGTCTCGGCTGCCAAATGCATTCTCTGGCAGCGCTTCCCAACCGGATATATGGGACGGCTTCGTTCCCTCCCATGGAAAATGCAGGGCTTTCACTACCGCTACTCAGAATATAGACTTACAGTCATTTCTCCCTGCTCTACAAGTTGCTGGAGGATACTGAACCAGCATTTTTAAGTACTTTTGGCCAAATCACAACTCGAGATAAGTAGGAAAAACTGACTTTCTCAAATGTTTGTCATCAGGAGATTTAAGCCAAGATTTGAGTAATTCACATAAATCTCAAGTTAGGATCAGTGCCATGTTTTGTCCTAATTTGGGGTGCCACAGAAACCTAGAACTACAGGTTATTGAAAAGGTTTGGTTTTGGTCCCAAAAATTACTAACTGAGGAATTTCTATCTTTCAGAGTGAGGGTACGCTGCTAGCCACAGGCTCGTACGATGGCTTTGCCAGAATATGGACTAAAGACGGTAAGCAATTTAAAGATACACTATGGGCATGCTAATTGTTTACGTAAAATGTTGGCTTCAATCCTTAGTTTTAGGCAAACAATATAAGCTTTTGCTCACGGGCGAGGGGAGGAGTGACGCTTTCTGTCCAATTAGGTCATTATGGACAATATTTCTGTCCATTTAGGGGACCCCTTTGTGTGGCTCAAGAGCAACCTCGAAGGCAAAAGTTCCGTATtgcctcttttttttttaatgtcagAACTTTCACATCTCAACATTTctaaacagattcacagatgGTCTAAAGTACTGTTCTCTTGCTAAACAAGCACCATGACATGTTTTTTGCAGGTAACCTCGCCAGTACCTTGGGCCAGCACAAAGGTCCTATATTTGCCCTCAAATGGAATAAGAAAGGCAACTTTATCCTCAGTGCAGGAGTAGATAAGGTAAGATaatggtttgtgtgtgttaaaggtccaatgcagacattttATCTACATTTTTACCCAGAAAGGATTTGATATTAAgtgccttactgtgattgtttctTTTCGGCCAttttcattgaaaataaaaatagcttcttagcaaagagcaatttctaaaTTAAgatttttgctaggactgtctggttgttgtctgagtggggaggggaaaactagctgttattggcttagaggtttggaactctctttcttattggtctattaactaatttactggcaggccaaaactccttcccaccaaaacaggtagaaatttcaggcggtcgtttcaaacaactcttacactaaaagggcttTATCATAATTgtaacaatttcacagtattattccaaactcaTAGTGAAAATACATTAAGAACAACACCCCccctactcattccagtgtttttctttatgtttactatgttctacattgatgaagacatcaaaacaatgaaataacacatggaatcatgtagtaactaaaaaaaagtatagttgagattcttcaaagtagccacctttgccttggatgacagctttgcacactcttggcatttctcaaccagcttcacctggaatgcttttccaaccgtcttgaaggagttcccacatatgcagagcacttttccttcactctgtggtccaactcatcccaaaccatctcaattgggttgaggtcaggtgaagttggaggccaggtcatctaatgcagaaCTCCATCAgtccccttcttggtcaaatagcccttacgcagcctggaggtgtgttttgggtcattagccatgctggttaagtgtgccttgaattctaaataaatcacagacagtgtcaccagcgaagCACCATCATACCACCacctccatacttcacggtgggaaccacacatgcgcaGATCATCGGTTCACCTActcagcgtctcacaaagacagggcagttggaaccaaaaatctcaaatttggactcatcagaccaaaggacagatttccaccagtctaatgtacatttctcgtgtttcttggcccaagcaagtttcttctttattattgatgtcctttagtagtggtttctttgcagcaattcgaccatgaaggcctgatttacacattctcctctgaacagttgatgttgaaatgtctgttacttgaactatgtaaagcatttatttgggctgcaatctgaggtgcagttaattgccgatttctgaggctggcaactTTAATGAAATTATCCtctcagcagaggtaactctgggtcttccttttctgtgtcggtcctcatgagtgccagtttcatcatagcgcttgatggtttttgcgactgcacttgaagaaatgctcaaagttcttgaaatgtatgtcttaaagtaatgatagactgtcgtttctctttgcttatttgagctgtttttgccataatatggacttggtcttttaccaaatagggctatcttctgtataccacctctactttgtcacaacacaaatgattggctcaaacacattaagaaggaaagaaattccacaaattaacttttaataaggcacacctgttaattgaaatgcattccaggtgactacctcgtgaagctggttgagagaatgccaagagtgtgcaaagctgtcatcaaggcaaagggtggctactttgaagaatctcaaatataaaatatattttgatttgtttaaacattttttttggttactacatagaggtcgaccgattaatcggaatggccgattaattagggccgattttcaagttttcataacgtTCGGTAATCTGcgtttttggacaccgatcatggccgatttacattgcactccacgaggagactgcatggcaggctgactacctgttatgcgagtgcagcaaggagccaaggtaaggtgctagctagcattaaacaatcttaacataatcactagttaaactagtaatatcataaaccatgtgtagttatctagcttgtcctgcgttgcatttaatcgatgcggtgcctgttaatttatcattgaatcacagcctacttcgccaaacgggtgatttaacaagcgcattcgcgaaaaaagcactgttgttgcaccaatgtgtacctaaccataaacatcaacgactttcttaaaatcaatacacaggtatagatttttaaacctgcatatttagttaattttgcctgctaacatgaatttcttttaactagggaaattgtttCACTTCTCTTGCgaatatgcagcagtttgggccacctggctcgttgcaaactgtgtgaagactaatTCTTTCTAataaagacagccaacttcgccaaacgggggatgatttaacaaaagcgcatttgtgaaaaaaagcacaatcgttgcacgaatgtacgtaaccataaacatcaatgcctttcttaaaatcaatacacagaagtatattttttttaaacctgcatatttagttaaaataaattcatgttagcaggcaatattaaactagagAAATTGCGTCACTTCTCTTGCaatcattgcacgcagagtcagggtatatgcaacagtttgggccgcctggctcgctgcgaactaatttgccagaattttacgtaattatgacatgtAGCAGCAAAATTtacacttagggatgccacccgttagataaaatacgcaacggttccgtatttcactgaaagaataaacgttttgttttcgaaatgatagtttccggatttgaccatattaatgacctaaggctcgtatttctgtgtgttattataattaagtctatgatttgactgagcagtctgactgagcgatggtaggcagcagcaggctcgtaagcattcattccaacagcactttactgcgtttgccagcagctctttgcaatgcttCAAGCCTAttaactcccgagattaggctggcaatactaaagtacctattagaacatccaatagtcaaaattatatgaaatacaaatggtatagagagagagagagagtcctataataactacaacctaaaacttcttacctgggaatattgaagactcatgttaaaaggaaccaccagctttcatatgttctcatgttctgagcaaggaacttaaacgttagcttttttacatggcacatattgcacttttactttcttgctttgtttttgcattatttaaacaaaattgaacatgtttcattatttttgagactaaattgattttattgatgtattatagtaagttaaaataagtgttcattcagtattgttgtaattgtcattattacaaatatataaataaaaataaatctgcCGATTTAATCAGTaacggctttttttggtcctccaataatctgtatcggcggtgaaaaatcataatcagtcgacctctattactacatgattccatatgtcatttcattgttttgatgtcttcactattattctacaatgtagaaaatagtaaaaataaagagaaccctGGAATGTGTATGTGGAGAAAGCCATTTAAGAATAGAAGAaaccagatgttttttttttccaTTTGGATTTAACATCCCTTTAATATGTAATTGCTTTGTCATGGTATTGTGTAATTTTGTCACGCACATGACGAAAAGACTCTGACAATATATCCTTCTCTTGTTTAGACCACGATCATTTGGGATGCTCACACAGGGGAGGCCAAGCAGCAATTTCCCTTTCACTCAGCTCCGGCCCTGGACGTGGATTGGCAGAGCAACAACACGTTTGCCTCCTGCAGCACGGACATGTGCATCCATGTGTGTAAGCTGGGCCAGGACCGGCCAGTCAAGACCTTCCAGGGACACACGGTAAGACCTGAGACTGGACTGGCTTTCTGGCCTGGGTGCATCTCGATAGTCTCTTCTCCCTGTCACGTTAACAATGGTTGCGTTATAACAaaggcagaccaattctgatcttttgctcAGTTATTTGCAAAATAtctaatctgattggtcaaaagatcagaattagcctgcctgtgtaaacacagccattgtGACTGACATTGATtaatctcagtagtctaaagtggcaCCCTCTAGTTCAAACGCATTGATCTGAATATAGAGGATAGGTGAAAGCTTTTGCCCATCCTGTTTCGTCACATCACTGCAGGAAGTGCCTTTGTACGTGCACCCCGTTTGTGCACTACCTATATAATAAAGTTCACAAAATGTTTCCTTGTATCCTCCCTCATCCCTTTCTCTTTTCCCTCTAGAATGAAGTGAACGCAATCAAGTGGGATCCTACGGGGAGTCTGCTGGCCTCCTGCTCCGACGACATGACACTCAAGGTCAGtacacacagctcacacacaaCTTCCTAACTACTGCCAAATATGTAATTTCATGGAGTAGGAACGGTACAAAATAAGTGTTATCGGGGTCCACTTTTGGCTGTAGTTAATAAGCCGTAACTAGAATCTCTTCCCTAGTCGGTACATATAATTGATTGGAGTcctcacgtctctctctctctcttctcccctccatctctaccagatCTGGAGTATGAAGCAGGACTCGTGTGTCCACGACCTGCAGGCCCACAGTAAGGAGATCTACACCATCAAGTGGAGCCCCACGGGGCCTGGGACCAACAATCCCAATGCCAATCTGATGCTGGCCAGGTAATATAAGGCTAGGAACCACTCCAACTCCCAGCATGCCTCTGGGGGTTTGGGCTAATAAGGGGTTTTGTGTCAAACAAATGCATTTAGGATCTGTACGTGATGTAGTATGGAGTCATGTATGTTCATTCTATGCTTCTCAATCTGTTACGTTCTGTTTGGCCCAACTGAATAGATCCCAGGATGGTCACTGTAATCAAATGAAAGTGAatggttcctctctctctctttcctctctctctctctttcctctcctctcctgaatTGCTTCGGGGCGCTGCACTGGGGCTGACCCTGTAGTCCCTCCCGAGTGTGTTGTCTGCTTTTCTGTGGTGTCTTGGAGGTTAGGAGCAGAGCAAAAGATGCATTTCCTTTCCAAGATGGACACTAAAGTCTTATTCCATCTCCCCCCCAGTGCGTCGTTTGACTCGACTGTGCGCCTGTGGGACGTGGAGCGTGGCGTGTGCATCCACACTCTCACCCGCCACCAAGAGCCCGTCTACAGTGTGGCCTTCAGCCCCGACGGGCGCCACCTAGCCAGCGGCTCCTTCGACAAGTGTGTCCACATCTGGAACACACAGGTACGGGatggactgacacacacacacacacacacacacacgctcttctCACTCATACGTCATTCACATCTCAAGACCAACTGTTTATTGCAGGGCTGATCTGATGGTCGATGCATGGGTTTGAATATTTAGGTccaaatcctaacttgagatttGAGCGCAAAACTCTTGACTTTCACGTAAATCATGCGTTGATTTCAACCGGTGATTTGTTCTGTTCTCAAGTAAGGATTCAGCCCTATGCGTTTAAAACATGATTGAAATTGACTTGTCCCCAGTTCTTCTGCTTATCATTGTTTTGCTGATCACATCCCTGTCTGTCCGTACAGACGGGTGCTTTAGTCCACAGCTACAGGGGAACGGGGGGCATCTTCGAGGTGTGCTGGAACGCCACGGGGGACAAAGTGGGAGCCAGCGCGTCAGACGGATCAGTAAGTCACCAGCCGCCTCTTCATGGCCAGGACTTATTTTCCTGTTTTCAGGAAGGAACTGAGAAGGGAAAAACTATTAGACCACAGTTAAAAGCTATATCTAGGGTCCCAAGTTTTTCCTGGCTTCATTTATGGTCACTGTTCATGATCACCTATTAGTGACACCTATATATGGATAATGGCACTGTGCTAATAGCAACTCGCATGCCCAGcccacctgaggatctgtcttttTTTTCAGCCATCTATGTCCTGTGTTTTTGAGAGGTGCCAAATCCAATTCTTACTTCAATCTCgctggattgattgctttcattttactcATCATACTCTTTCATACCTGCTGTTTTTTTTCCTCCGTTAACGTTACGACCGCGAAAATGTTTGgaatgacctgtcaaacacaccccggtaatggctgaaatgggctcaGTGGAACACACCGTCTTTCCAGTGAATCTATACGAACGCTAAAGCTTC comes from the Salmo trutta chromosome 21, fSalTru1.1, whole genome shotgun sequence genome and includes:
- the LOC115156660 gene encoding F-box-like/WD repeat-containing protein TBL1XR1, translated to MSISSDEVNFLVYRYLQESGFSHSAFTFGIESHISQSNINGALVPPAALISIIQKGLQYVEAEVSINEDGTLFDGRPIESLSLIDAVMPDVVQTRQQAYREKLAHQQQAAGAGSASGTQGPQPGGTKNGEGGTAANGEENGAHALANHHADMMEVDGDVEIPQNKAMVLRGHESEVFICAWNPVNDLLASGSGDSTARIWNLSENSTGSSTQLVLRHCIREGGQDVPSNKDVTSLDWNSEGTLLATGSYDGFARIWTKDGNLASTLGQHKGPIFALKWNKKGNFILSAGVDKTTIIWDAHTGEAKQQFPFHSAPALDVDWQSNNTFASCSTDMCIHVCKLGQDRPVKTFQGHTNEVNAIKWDPTGSLLASCSDDMTLKIWSMKQDSCVHDLQAHSKEIYTIKWSPTGPGTNNPNANLMLASASFDSTVRLWDVERGVCIHTLTRHQEPVYSVAFSPDGRHLASGSFDKCVHIWNTQTGALVHSYRGTGGIFEVCWNATGDKVGASASDGSVCVLDLRK